From Candidatus Tanganyikabacteria bacterium, the proteins below share one genomic window:
- the add gene encoding adenosine deaminase, whose protein sequence is MLSTLPDPSLIARIPKVELHLHLEGAIPPATLLRIINRKERMSAEELAARLAYTDFADFIATWSWKNGFIDRAADFEEIAFAVLADLHGHNVLHVEAFYSPGDFARHGLATEAITESLLQGCRRAHDAFGIRCDLIVDLVRDHGPEVGRRRLDEVTPYLGEGLIGIGLGGSEQYFPADPYASVFREAAARGFRLTAHAGEVAGAASVRAAVELLGAERIGHGLRAFEDPGLVRLLAERRIPLEICPVSNLRTGAWPDLASHPIRGYREAGVPVALCTDDPAMFGTSPSHEYAVLLEHLGFDLADLEAVSLGGVDASFLPEPEKARLRNRFASAWAALRDEFSLTSLN, encoded by the coding sequence ATCCTGAGCACCTTGCCCGATCCGTCGCTCATTGCCCGCATTCCCAAGGTGGAGCTGCACCTCCACCTCGAGGGGGCCATTCCGCCCGCGACCCTGCTCCGCATCATCAATCGCAAGGAGCGAATGTCGGCCGAGGAACTCGCGGCGCGCCTGGCTTACACCGACTTCGCGGACTTCATCGCGACCTGGAGCTGGAAGAACGGCTTCATCGACCGGGCCGCGGACTTCGAGGAGATCGCCTTCGCCGTCCTGGCCGACCTGCACGGCCACAATGTCCTGCACGTCGAGGCGTTCTACTCGCCCGGCGACTTCGCCCGGCACGGCCTCGCCACGGAGGCGATCACCGAGAGCCTGCTGCAAGGTTGCCGCCGCGCACATGACGCATTCGGCATCCGCTGCGACCTGATCGTCGACCTCGTGCGCGATCACGGGCCGGAGGTCGGCCGGCGGCGCCTCGACGAGGTCACGCCCTACCTGGGCGAGGGGCTGATCGGCATCGGCCTGGGCGGCAGCGAGCAGTACTTTCCGGCCGATCCGTACGCCAGCGTCTTCCGGGAAGCGGCCGCGAGGGGCTTCCGGTTGACCGCTCACGCCGGGGAGGTCGCGGGGGCCGCTTCCGTGCGCGCCGCCGTGGAACTCCTGGGCGCCGAGCGCATCGGCCACGGCCTGCGGGCGTTCGAGGATCCCGGCCTGGTGCGCTTGCTCGCCGAGCGGCGCATCCCGCTGGAAATCTGCCCCGTGAGCAACCTCCGGACCGGCGCCTGGCCCGATCTGGCCTCTCATCCCATCCGCGGCTACCGCGAAGCGGGCGTGCCGGTGGCGCTGTGCACGGACGATCCGGCGATGTTCGGCACGTCGCCGAGCCACGAGTACGCGGTGCTTCTCGAACACCTCGGCTTCGACCTGGCCGATCTGGAAGCCGTCAGCCTCGGCGGCGTGGACGCGAGCTTCCTGCCCGAGCCGGAGAAGGCCAGGCTGCGAAACCGGTTTGCGTCTGCGTGGGCAGCGCTGCGGGACGAGTTCTCCTTGACGAGCTTAAATTAG
- a CDS encoding metalloregulator ArsR/SmtB family transcription factor, whose protein sequence is MSEQDFQRLLRFFKVVGDESRLRLVGLLATREHSVDELAAILQIKAPTVSHHLARLRELDLVAMRAEGNVHLYSLKGETLTDLSRDLLTRERMASLVDEVDGDQWERKVLRDFLVDDRLKEIPAGRKKRVVVLGWLAAKFDRDRPYPEREVNSVISRHHPDFATLRRELIGHGLLTRERGVYRRV, encoded by the coding sequence ATGTCCGAGCAGGACTTCCAGCGCCTGTTGCGTTTCTTCAAGGTCGTGGGCGACGAGAGCCGCCTGCGCCTCGTCGGCCTGCTCGCCACCCGCGAGCACTCGGTGGACGAGCTGGCGGCGATCCTGCAGATCAAGGCCCCCACGGTGTCGCACCACCTGGCCAGGCTGCGGGAGCTCGATCTGGTGGCCATGCGCGCCGAGGGCAACGTCCACCTCTACTCTCTCAAGGGCGAGACCCTGACCGACCTGAGCCGGGATCTGCTCACGCGAGAGCGGATGGCGTCGCTGGTCGACGAAGTCGACGGCGACCAGTGGGAACGCAAGGTGTTGCGCGACTTCCTGGTGGACGACCGCCTCAAGGAGATCCCCGCCGGCCGCAAGAAGCGCGTGGTCGTCCTGGGCTGGCTGGCCGCGAAGTTCGACCGCGATCGCCCCTACCCCGAGCGGGAGGTCAATTCGGTCATCTCGCGCCACCACCCCGACTTCGCGACCCTGCGCCGCGAACTGATCGGCCACGGCCTGCTCACGCGCGAGCGTGGCGTCTACCGCCGCGTCTAG
- a CDS encoding Crp/Fnr family transcriptional regulator yields the protein MQGAAGRNARAGGNLADYLVEQGLITPADVGRALEIQRQHHNKRFVDILVEAGLVAPEVLLEAFPKLGVFNAPFDPAASRFADSYVHERFEEGESIFKEGELGLKAYVLVSGSVRILHSAADSYLLAVVSPGEIFGEMALLDGGHRSATAEAAEPSEVMVLNRGEFLAQLRAKPDIALEVINLLARRLRSADDLIALLSDPVPDLS from the coding sequence ATGCAGGGCGCGGCAGGCAGGAATGCCCGTGCCGGCGGGAACCTGGCCGACTATCTCGTCGAGCAAGGCCTCATCACGCCGGCCGACGTGGGGCGCGCGCTCGAGATCCAGCGCCAGCACCACAACAAGCGCTTCGTCGACATCCTGGTCGAGGCGGGCCTCGTCGCGCCCGAGGTGCTGCTCGAGGCCTTTCCCAAGCTGGGCGTCTTCAATGCGCCGTTCGATCCGGCTGCCTCGCGCTTCGCGGACAGCTATGTCCACGAACGCTTCGAGGAGGGCGAATCGATCTTCAAGGAAGGCGAACTCGGGCTCAAGGCCTACGTCCTGGTCTCGGGGAGCGTCCGGATCCTGCACTCCGCCGCGGACTCCTACCTGCTGGCCGTGGTGAGCCCCGGCGAGATCTTCGGCGAGATGGCCCTGCTGGACGGCGGCCACCGCAGCGCCACGGCCGAGGCGGCCGAACCTTCCGAGGTCATGGTTCTGAATCGCGGCGAGTTCCTGGCGCAATTGCGGGCCAAGCCGGACATCGCCCTGGAGGTGATCAACCTGCTCGCCAGGCGCCTGCGATCAGCCGACGACCTGATCGCGCTGCTTTCCGACCCCGTTCCCGACCTGTCCTAG
- a CDS encoding TrkA family potassium uptake protein → MILVIGCGRLGSNFAMRMAEAGHDVTVLDWDRGNFASYLPKEFPGRSFVGMEIDAEILRRAGIEESSVVVIVSRDEATNMMVADLAREVFAIERIIVRIDQPRLRTLYEEAGYEVLSPVLEAALSLERRVEAMGSR, encoded by the coding sequence GTGATTCTAGTAATCGGGTGCGGGCGACTTGGCAGCAACTTCGCGATGCGCATGGCCGAGGCCGGGCATGACGTGACGGTCCTGGACTGGGACCGCGGAAACTTCGCGTCGTACCTGCCCAAGGAATTCCCGGGACGGTCTTTCGTCGGGATGGAAATCGACGCCGAGATCCTGCGCCGCGCCGGCATCGAGGAGTCCTCCGTCGTGGTGATCGTCTCGCGCGACGAGGCGACCAACATGATGGTGGCCGATCTGGCGCGGGAGGTCTTCGCCATCGAGCGCATCATCGTGCGCATCGACCAGCCACGCCTGCGGACGCTTTACGAGGAAGCCGGCTACGAGGTGCTCTCGCCGGTGCTCGAGGCGGCCCTGTCGCTGGAACGCCGCGTGGAGGCGATGGGGAGCCGCTAG
- a CDS encoding NAD-binding protein, which translates to MYVLVAGGGKIGMHLIRTLLGQGHEIALVEQDRRVCTQVVEELNEVIVIHGDATNPDNLSRAGAGRADVIVAAAGRDQDNYIICKMAKRLFNVKRAVARVNDPRNEDLFRISGVDYLISVTSMVSQAIEHEIVPHAIMTLFTWHERMSMLEIDLQIASPVVGLPIRKLDFPPGSILAAIWRAGEPIIPDGNTVLQAGDEIFAITVKGSEDLLKKALLG; encoded by the coding sequence ATGTACGTCCTGGTGGCCGGCGGCGGCAAGATCGGCATGCACCTCATCCGCACGCTCCTCGGGCAGGGGCACGAGATAGCCCTCGTGGAGCAGGATCGCCGCGTCTGCACCCAGGTGGTGGAAGAGCTCAACGAGGTCATCGTCATCCATGGCGACGCGACCAACCCCGACAACCTCAGCCGGGCGGGGGCCGGGCGGGCGGACGTGATCGTCGCGGCGGCGGGCCGCGACCAGGACAACTACATCATCTGCAAGATGGCCAAGCGGCTCTTCAACGTCAAGCGGGCCGTCGCCCGGGTCAACGACCCTCGCAACGAAGACCTGTTCCGCATCTCCGGCGTGGACTACCTGATCAGCGTGACGTCGATGGTATCCCAGGCGATCGAGCATGAAATCGTGCCCCATGCGATCATGACGCTCTTCACCTGGCATGAGCGCATGTCCATGCTCGAGATAGATCTGCAAATCGCCTCACCGGTCGTCGGCTTGCCCATCCGCAAGCTGGATTTCCCGCCCGGTTCGATCCTGGCGGCCATCTGGCGGGCCGGCGAGCCCATCATTCCGGACGGCAACACGGTCCTGCAGGCCGGCGACGAGATCTTCGCGATCACCGTCAAGGGTAGCGAGGACCTGCTGAAGAAGGCGTTGCTGGGATAA
- a CDS encoding APC family permease has product MGVNPATSQRGPHTALPWYLAAGLVGADIGTSVFYSTGVLLPHVGYAAPFFVLAVVVTMWLFKTTYQEGCSVNPVNGGAYAMMLNTVGRRSGLVVGSLTILSYLATAVVSALAGAHYLSSLWGGHWPLWGIFAVAAIPVMAFAVLNLFGLKESTRVVFVIAVFHFAMLIVMDVWGLWIALTQGAHWERLTQGFGQLTAYGVLLGFASAFLGITGFESAAQIVEEIERPITRSVRWIYTTIVALVSFTSPLSSLLIIVLLPEPMIEGYRNNLMSGLALVEGGNPWLVALVLNAMLTLFAAVNTAYAGATGLMTTMGQQGNLPAFVLARWSARIPAFKGYPFVALPFMAASLVMMAVFPGNVDQLGAIYGMAFLGVMISYCAGVVLTRLYHPGKVSRADFLTRWTFRWSNRDIPVPPLLGAGLLLVAEVTLILTDHEARNLGLQLFLGVLLVMGMYRLGIVEGRMVKIPDLRLGMGRLRGRRNLPEELPRLAVCVKEFEPDRVVNVLAYVLKKHAAAGPLEVVIFHAQDAGESVAELEKLSRVISQQLEEFEFFETKDFILTVKVLPGNLDEVLPEYFRANPVTMVYIGTGPDAAASERLREHLSNELELNVNRIDEESLPKGPGIWFQQWLAERASGAGGQLEV; this is encoded by the coding sequence TTGGGGGTTAATCCGGCCACTTCGCAGCGCGGCCCGCACACCGCGCTTCCCTGGTACCTGGCCGCCGGCCTGGTCGGCGCCGATATCGGCACGTCGGTCTTCTACAGCACGGGAGTGCTTCTGCCGCACGTGGGCTACGCCGCGCCGTTCTTCGTGCTGGCCGTCGTGGTGACGATGTGGCTTTTCAAGACCACGTACCAGGAGGGCTGCTCGGTCAATCCGGTCAACGGCGGCGCCTACGCGATGATGCTGAACACCGTGGGCCGTCGCTCCGGTCTGGTGGTCGGCTCGCTGACCATCCTGTCCTACCTCGCGACGGCAGTGGTGAGCGCGCTCGCCGGCGCCCACTACCTGTCGTCGCTGTGGGGCGGACACTGGCCGCTCTGGGGCATCTTCGCGGTGGCGGCCATCCCGGTGATGGCCTTCGCGGTGCTCAACCTGTTCGGACTCAAGGAGTCGACCCGCGTGGTCTTCGTGATCGCGGTCTTCCACTTCGCGATGCTCATCGTGATGGACGTCTGGGGCCTCTGGATCGCGCTGACCCAGGGCGCCCACTGGGAACGCCTCACCCAGGGCTTCGGGCAACTCACCGCCTACGGAGTGCTGCTGGGCTTCGCGTCGGCCTTCCTGGGCATCACCGGCTTCGAGTCGGCCGCGCAGATCGTCGAGGAGATCGAACGCCCCATCACCCGGTCGGTGCGGTGGATCTACACGACCATCGTGGCCCTGGTGAGCTTCACGTCGCCGCTTTCGTCCCTGCTGATCATCGTGTTGCTGCCCGAGCCGATGATCGAGGGCTACCGCAACAACCTGATGTCCGGCCTCGCCCTGGTCGAGGGCGGCAACCCGTGGCTGGTCGCCCTGGTGCTCAACGCGATGCTCACCCTCTTCGCGGCGGTCAACACGGCCTATGCCGGCGCCACCGGCTTGATGACCACGATGGGCCAGCAGGGCAACCTCCCGGCGTTCGTGCTCGCCCGCTGGTCCGCCCGCATTCCCGCGTTCAAGGGTTATCCCTTCGTCGCGCTGCCATTCATGGCGGCCAGCCTGGTCATGATGGCCGTGTTCCCCGGCAACGTCGATCAACTGGGCGCCATCTACGGCATGGCGTTCCTGGGCGTGATGATCTCGTACTGCGCGGGCGTCGTCCTGACGCGCCTGTACCATCCGGGGAAGGTCAGCCGCGCCGACTTCCTCACGCGCTGGACCTTCCGCTGGAGCAACCGCGATATCCCGGTCCCGCCGCTGCTGGGCGCCGGCTTGCTGCTCGTCGCAGAGGTGACGCTGATCCTCACCGACCACGAGGCCCGCAATCTCGGCCTGCAGCTCTTCCTGGGCGTTCTCCTGGTGATGGGGATGTACCGCCTGGGCATCGTGGAAGGGCGCATGGTCAAGATCCCCGACCTGCGGCTCGGGATGGGCCGCCTGCGCGGGCGGCGCAACCTGCCCGAGGAACTGCCGCGCCTGGCGGTGTGCGTCAAGGAGTTCGAACCGGACCGAGTCGTCAACGTCCTGGCCTACGTCCTCAAGAAGCACGCGGCCGCCGGCCCGCTCGAGGTCGTGATCTTCCACGCGCAGGATGCCGGCGAGTCGGTGGCCGAACTCGAGAAGCTCTCGCGGGTGATCTCGCAACAGCTCGAGGAGTTCGAGTTCTTCGAGACCAAGGACTTCATCCTCACGGTGAAGGTCCTGCCGGGAAACCTCGACGAGGTGCTGCCCGAGTACTTCCGCGCCAATCCCGTGACGATGGTCTACATCGGCACCGGCCCCGACGCCGCGGCCTCCGAGCGCCTGCGGGAGCACCTCTCGAACGAACTGGAGCTCAACGTCAACCGCATCGACGAGGAATCGTTGCCCAAGGGGCCGGGCATCTGGTTCCAGCAGTGGCTGGCCGAGCGCGCCAGCGGCGCGGGGGGGCAACTGGAAGTCTGA
- a CDS encoding PIN domain-containing protein, which translates to MSAAITRLFRADPELVVWWAAPVECASAIARLERDKDITESEAEAALGKLDSLAGAWSEVLPTNGVRITARRLLRTHPLRAADALHLAAALMLAPPAAPKVPFVCLDDRLGSAARKEGFAVIGGTT; encoded by the coding sequence TTGAGCGCCGCTATCACGCGCCTGTTCCGGGCCGACCCGGAGCTGGTTGTCTGGTGGGCGGCTCCGGTCGAGTGCGCCAGCGCGATCGCCCGGCTCGAGCGCGACAAGGACATCACCGAATCCGAGGCGGAAGCGGCGCTGGGCAAGCTCGACAGCCTCGCCGGCGCCTGGTCCGAGGTCTTGCCGACCAACGGCGTCCGGATCACGGCCCGCCGCCTCCTCCGTACGCACCCGCTGCGCGCCGCGGACGCCCTGCACCTTGCCGCGGCCCTGATGCTCGCTCCCCCGGCCGCACCGAAGGTTCCCTTCGTGTGCCTTGACGACCGGCTCGGCTCTGCGGCGCGCAAGGAGGGGTTCGCCGTCATCGGCGGCACGACGTGA
- a CDS encoding type II toxin-antitoxin system prevent-host-death family antitoxin — protein sequence MKQGNRAQKPGASTPRHPDPAAPRATISQTKNNLSALLDRVRNGESITIVDRDRPVARLVPIAWADDDLTEGLPALERSGLVRRAAASPLALAGAWEPVRSASGADILGALLAERREDWR from the coding sequence ATGAAACAGGGCAACAGAGCCCAGAAGCCTGGGGCGAGCACTCCTCGTCACCCCGATCCTGCCGCGCCGCGCGCGACGATTTCCCAGACCAAGAACAACCTGAGCGCCCTGCTGGATCGCGTCCGAAACGGGGAGTCCATCACCATCGTCGACCGGGACAGACCGGTCGCTCGCCTGGTTCCGATAGCGTGGGCGGACGATGACTTGACCGAGGGTCTCCCGGCGCTGGAACGCTCCGGACTGGTCAGACGCGCGGCGGCAAGCCCGCTAGCCCTGGCCGGGGCATGGGAGCCTGTCAGGAGCGCCTCCGGTGCCGACATCCTGGGCGCGCTCCTGGCCGAGCGTCGCGAGGACTGGAGATGA
- a CDS encoding oxidoreductase: MTVTNVEGGALPTFRALLATPADAGYRVGFQELSLDDLPAGGEVLVRVAYSSLNYKDGLAVTARGKILRQLPIVPGIDLAGTVVESRSDRFAPGDRVLGIGQGLGELEWGGYAQMTRVRADLLTRVPEAFSLEQAMALGTAGFTAMLCVMGLEHMDVRPESGPVAVTGAAGGVGSIATMLLARLGYRVTAVTGRPEAHEYLRGLGAAAFLDRAELAAPGAALQPQRWAGAVDNVGGVYLANLLSQIRYDGAVAACGMAADSDLSVSVFPFILRNVSLLGISSTNTRQPKRDRCWERLARDVDPGLLAKIYRVEPLSRLPELAAAIMAGRIRGRVVMDANA, translated from the coding sequence ATGACGGTAACAAATGTTGAAGGTGGCGCCCTGCCGACGTTTCGCGCCCTGCTCGCGACGCCCGCCGACGCCGGGTATCGGGTCGGGTTCCAGGAACTGTCCTTGGACGATCTCCCGGCGGGAGGAGAAGTGCTCGTGCGCGTGGCGTACTCGTCGCTCAACTACAAGGACGGATTGGCCGTCACGGCCCGCGGCAAGATCCTCCGGCAGTTGCCGATCGTGCCGGGAATCGACCTGGCGGGCACGGTGGTCGAGTCGCGGTCGGACCGCTTCGCGCCGGGCGACCGGGTCCTGGGCATCGGGCAGGGGCTGGGCGAACTGGAGTGGGGCGGCTACGCGCAGATGACTCGCGTCCGGGCGGACCTGCTGACCCGCGTCCCCGAAGCGTTCAGCCTGGAGCAGGCCATGGCGCTGGGCACCGCCGGCTTCACCGCGATGCTTTGCGTCATGGGACTCGAGCACATGGACGTGCGACCGGAGAGCGGACCGGTGGCCGTGACGGGCGCCGCCGGCGGAGTGGGGTCCATCGCCACGATGCTCCTGGCGCGCCTGGGCTACCGGGTGACGGCCGTGACCGGCCGGCCGGAAGCGCACGAGTATCTCCGGGGTCTGGGCGCCGCGGCATTCCTCGATCGGGCGGAACTCGCGGCGCCCGGCGCCGCCCTCCAGCCCCAGCGCTGGGCGGGCGCCGTCGACAACGTCGGCGGAGTCTACCTCGCCAACCTGCTATCCCAGATCAGGTACGACGGCGCGGTGGCAGCCTGCGGCATGGCCGCCGACTCCGACCTGTCGGTCTCGGTCTTCCCCTTCATCCTGCGCAACGTCTCGCTGCTGGGGATCAGTTCGACCAACACCCGCCAGCCCAAGCGGGACCGCTGCTGGGAACGCCTGGCGCGCGACGTCGATCCGGGCCTGCTAGCCAAGATCTACCGCGTCGAGCCGCTCTCCCGCTTGCCGGAGCTCGCCGCGGCCATCATGGCCGGCCGGATCCGCGGGCGGGTGGTAATGGACGCAAACGCCTGA
- a CDS encoding NAD(P)/FAD-dependent oxidoreductase — MARVLILGGGFGGIVAANALRALLPAEHHVTVIERQSAFAPGANNLWIMLGDAQRQLRPRPVAALEARGVAVVADEIRAIDPAAVRVETAAHGALSADFLVIALGAELDMTLIPGLAAAAETYYTAEGAARCRDRLGAFEGGDLVTLVSRMPYKCPPAPYEAAMMLGDLLERRGIRARAKLAIYTPEPQPLGTGGPVMGDALKKMLAMRGIKLATGMTAAEIDPAGREIRFEDGSRAHFDLLLAVPPHVAPGVVREACLAKPWIPVDRFTCEVPGLDGRVYAIGDVTSIALPGRHNPDVPLNLPKAGTFAESEARVVAKHIASKILGGASDAAFDGYGECYVEVQHGLALKGQGYFFDEPPRMVPTEPSAQSYQLKREQLLALLDENLAPAEAPH; from the coding sequence ATGGCAAGGGTCCTGATCCTGGGCGGAGGCTTCGGCGGCATCGTCGCGGCCAACGCCCTGCGGGCCCTGCTGCCCGCCGAGCACCATGTGACGGTGATCGAGCGCCAGTCCGCCTTCGCGCCGGGGGCCAACAACCTCTGGATCATGCTCGGGGACGCGCAGCGCCAGTTGCGGCCGCGGCCCGTCGCGGCCCTCGAGGCCAGGGGCGTCGCCGTGGTGGCCGACGAGATCCGCGCCATCGATCCGGCGGCGGTGCGCGTCGAGACGGCGGCGCACGGCGCCCTGTCGGCCGATTTCCTGGTGATCGCGCTGGGGGCGGAGCTCGACATGACCCTCATTCCCGGCCTCGCCGCGGCCGCCGAGACCTATTACACCGCGGAAGGCGCGGCGCGCTGCCGGGATCGGCTCGGCGCCTTCGAGGGCGGCGACCTGGTCACGCTCGTCTCCCGGATGCCGTACAAGTGCCCGCCGGCGCCGTACGAGGCCGCGATGATGCTGGGAGATCTGCTCGAGCGGCGGGGCATCCGCGCCCGGGCCAAGCTCGCGATCTACACGCCCGAGCCGCAACCGCTGGGCACCGGCGGCCCGGTGATGGGCGACGCCCTCAAGAAGATGCTCGCGATGCGCGGGATCAAGCTCGCCACGGGCATGACCGCCGCCGAGATCGATCCGGCCGGCCGGGAGATCCGGTTCGAAGACGGCTCCCGCGCGCACTTCGACCTGCTGCTCGCCGTGCCGCCCCACGTGGCGCCGGGCGTGGTGCGCGAGGCCTGCCTCGCCAAGCCCTGGATCCCGGTGGATCGCTTCACCTGCGAGGTGCCGGGCCTGGACGGCCGGGTCTACGCCATCGGCGACGTCACGAGCATCGCCCTGCCGGGGCGGCACAATCCGGACGTGCCTCTCAACCTGCCCAAGGCGGGCACCTTCGCCGAGAGCGAGGCCAGGGTGGTCGCCAAGCACATCGCCAGCAAGATCCTCGGGGGCGCGAGCGACGCCGCGTTCGACGGCTACGGCGAGTGCTACGTCGAGGTGCAGCACGGCCTGGCGCTGAAGGGGCAGGGCTACTTCTTCGACGAACCGCCGCGCATGGTCCCCACCGAGCCCAGCGCGCAGAGTTATCAGCTCAAGCGCGAGCAGTTGCTCGCGCTCCTCGACGAGAATCTGGCCCCCGCCGAGGCGCCGCACTGA
- a CDS encoding TIGR00266 family protein — protein sequence MSQMHEVDFEIRGEDVQFVEIELDPGEAAVSEAGAMMFMEDGIVMETIFGDGSAQQSGFMGALLGAGKRLLMGESLFITVFLNQGRGKRRVAFAAPHPGRIIPVKLSDVGGTLIAQKDSFLAGAKGVSVGIALQKRLGAGFFGGEGFIMQKLEGDGLVFLHAGGALAERTLAPGETLRVDTGCVVAYEPSIDFDIQLQRGIKSALFSGEGLFNAVLRGPGRVWLQSMPLSRLANRLMMAAGGQKEQGSVLGGLVDSFSND from the coding sequence ATGTCCCAGATGCACGAGGTGGATTTCGAGATCCGCGGAGAAGACGTCCAGTTCGTCGAGATAGAACTCGACCCGGGCGAGGCGGCCGTCTCCGAGGCCGGCGCGATGATGTTCATGGAAGACGGCATCGTCATGGAGACCATCTTCGGCGACGGCTCCGCGCAGCAGAGCGGGTTCATGGGCGCGCTGCTGGGCGCCGGCAAGCGCCTGCTGATGGGCGAGTCGCTATTCATCACCGTCTTCCTGAACCAGGGCCGCGGCAAGCGCCGCGTGGCGTTCGCCGCGCCGCACCCGGGCCGCATCATCCCGGTCAAGCTCTCCGATGTCGGCGGCACGCTGATCGCCCAGAAGGACTCTTTCCTGGCCGGCGCCAAGGGCGTGAGCGTGGGCATCGCCCTCCAGAAGCGCCTGGGGGCCGGCTTCTTCGGCGGCGAGGGGTTCATCATGCAGAAGCTGGAAGGCGACGGCCTGGTGTTCCTGCACGCCGGCGGCGCCCTGGCCGAGCGCACCCTGGCCCCGGGCGAGACCCTCCGGGTCGACACCGGCTGCGTCGTGGCCTACGAGCCGTCCATCGACTTCGACATCCAGCTCCAGCGCGGCATCAAGTCGGCGCTGTTCTCGGGCGAGGGCCTGTTCAACGCCGTGCTGCGCGGGCCCGGCCGGGTCTGGCTGCAGTCCATGCCGCTCTCCCGACTGGCCAACCGCCTGATGATGGCGGCCGGCGGCCAGAAGGAGCAGGGCAGCGTGCTCGGCGGCCTGGTCGACTCCTTCAGCAACGACTAG